In one Nitrosarchaeum sp. genomic region, the following are encoded:
- a CDS encoding ribonuclease P protein subunit, translating into MITEQNITSHELIGLHTEIIESSNSQIIGLNGTITDETKSMIIMDTKNGTKMIAKSNNSWKFTLDGKDIIVNGMQISKRSFDRIGGRA; encoded by the coding sequence ATGATTACAGAGCAAAACATAACATCACATGAATTAATTGGATTACACACAGAGATCATTGAATCATCTAATTCACAAATTATAGGATTAAATGGAACAATTACAGATGAAACAAAATCAATGATAATAATGGATACCAAAAATGGAACTAAAATGATTGCAAAATCCAACAATAGTTGGAAATTTACCTTAGACGGCAAAGACATCATTGTAAACGGCATGCAAATTTCAAAAAGATCATTTGATAGAATAGGAGGAAGGGCATGA
- the rplX gene encoding 50S ribosomal protein L24 codes for MKPTKMRNSLIYRATFHTRSKQLGSQLSDDLRKKYGKKSVRVIEGDSIKIVRGEFKGVDGKVSKVFTKKSSVAIEGVKKEKTKGDKFDVYIHTSNLVVTGLNTDDKWRVAKLEGKKPTEKPKAVEEKPTKKEETTEKPKAVEKTKKEETTKETLVPKKGKKEVEK; via the coding sequence ATGAAACCAACAAAGATGCGTAACAGCTTGATTTACAGGGCAACATTCCATACTAGAAGTAAACAACTTGGAAGTCAATTATCAGATGATCTTCGTAAAAAATATGGTAAAAAAAGTGTCAGAGTAATTGAAGGTGATAGCATAAAAATTGTAAGAGGAGAGTTCAAAGGAGTTGATGGAAAAGTATCAAAAGTTTTTACTAAGAAAAGCAGCGTAGCTATAGAAGGAGTTAAAAAAGAAAAGACAAAGGGAGATAAATTTGATGTCTACATACATACATCAAATCTTGTAGTTACAGGATTAAACACAGATGACAAATGGAGAGTTGCAAAATTAGAAGGCAAAAAACCAACTGAAAAACCAAAAGCAGTAGAAGAAAAGCCTACAAAAAAAGAAGAGACGACCGAAAAACCAAAAGCAGTGGAAAAAACAAAGAAAGAAGAGACAACTAAAGAAACATTAGTACCTAAAAAAGGAAAAAAGGAAGTTGAAAAATAA
- the purC gene encoding phosphoribosylaminoimidazolesuccinocarboxamide synthase, which translates to MKFLTSGKVKDLYDVDESTLLFKFSDRVSAYDVKFKENIPKKGEVLCKFAEFWFNALPVSNHFIKKQSDTEILVKKMTMLPIECVVRGYFYGSLINRWKKGEVKLPNGTDTTLAAKLLEPIFDPTTKSEHDIPIDKQKALQMNLVNEEQYSWLEKTSIEIYKKMSEIADKSGFILADLKLEFGILDGKITLGDSIGPDEYRLWPKETYHVGKTQESFDKQILRDWLTENGYQKQFDNARDAGKEPTPPTIPIEIIQKMTNRYVMAYEKLTGHSL; encoded by the coding sequence GTGAAATTTCTGACATCTGGAAAGGTAAAGGATCTGTATGATGTCGATGAAAGCACCCTTCTCTTCAAGTTCTCAGATAGGGTTTCAGCATATGATGTAAAGTTTAAAGAAAATATTCCTAAAAAGGGTGAGGTTTTATGCAAATTTGCAGAATTTTGGTTTAATGCACTTCCTGTTTCTAATCATTTTATAAAAAAACAATCAGACACTGAGATTCTTGTAAAAAAAATGACGATGCTTCCAATAGAGTGTGTTGTTCGAGGCTATTTTTATGGCAGTCTGATAAACAGATGGAAAAAAGGCGAGGTGAAATTACCTAATGGCACTGATACTACACTTGCTGCTAAACTCTTGGAGCCTATTTTTGATCCTACCACAAAATCAGAACATGATATTCCAATTGATAAGCAAAAAGCATTGCAAATGAATCTAGTAAATGAAGAACAATACTCTTGGCTTGAAAAAACATCAATTGAGATTTACAAAAAAATGTCTGAGATAGCAGACAAGTCTGGATTTATTTTGGCTGATCTAAAACTAGAGTTTGGAATTTTGGATGGAAAAATAACATTGGGTGATTCTATTGGTCCTGATGAATACCGTTTATGGCCAAAGGAGACATACCATGTTGGTAAAACCCAAGAATCATTTGACAAGCAGATACTGCGAGACTGGTTAACTGAAAATGGATACCAAAAACAATTCGACAATGCAAGAGATGCAGGTAAAGAACCAACGCCTCCTACAATACCAATTGAGATTATTCAAAAGATGACAAACAGATACGTCATGGCATATGAAAAATTAACTGGCCATTCTCTATAA
- a CDS encoding Lrp/AsnC ligand binding domain-containing protein has product MNKLETAYVLVKSQVAHEMDVMGELLKIDNVKEARGTFGVYDIFVKVEAKTSKELEDTITKNIRKVKHVISTTTLSVIPEQDKK; this is encoded by the coding sequence GTGAATAAGTTGGAAACCGCATATGTTCTAGTAAAAAGTCAGGTAGCCCATGAGATGGACGTAATGGGTGAGTTGCTAAAAATTGATAATGTAAAAGAGGCAAGAGGAACATTTGGTGTTTATGATATTTTTGTCAAAGTAGAGGCAAAGACATCAAAAGAACTAGAAGACACAATTACAAAAAATATTAGAAAAGTAAAACACGTAATTTCTACTACTACTTTGTCAGTAATCCCAGAACAAGACAAAAAATAA
- a CDS encoding DUF427 domain-containing protein yields the protein MKAIWNNVVIAESDDTVIVEGNHYFPSSSIKSEYFKKTELTTFCGWKGMANYYSVTINGKTNKDCAWYYENPNDAAKKIKGMVAFWNGVEIK from the coding sequence ATGAAAGCAATATGGAATAATGTTGTAATTGCTGAAAGTGATGATACTGTAATAGTTGAGGGAAATCACTATTTTCCATCAAGTTCGATAAAATCAGAATATTTCAAAAAAACAGAATTGACTACTTTTTGTGGATGGAAAGGAATGGCAAATTATTACTCTGTAACAATCAATGGAAAAACTAACAAAGACTGTGCATGGTATTATGAAAATCCAAATGACGCTGCCAAAAAGATCAAAGGAATGGTAGCATTTTGGAACGGTGTTGAGATAAAATAA
- a CDS encoding 30S ribosomal protein S4e: MVSISGSKKLKRQMAPQFWGIKRKDKRFVITVRPGPHKKEYSVPTAVFLRDVLKIVTTLREAKAAIYSGKVKIDGVVRKSLHHAIGLMDVVELENVPEVYRLVPMEGKLLKPLQIKESEKTKKLVRVTSKTTISKGKMQIGFHDGRSTISDIKVNVGDTCLIQIPDQKILEVIKLEKGAHALVTRGINAGQMGTIETIEEGTYILPKRVVLVLGDRKIEIPTDIILLVGKQEPLIQIK; encoded by the coding sequence ATGGTTAGCATATCTGGAAGTAAAAAACTCAAAAGACAAATGGCTCCTCAATTCTGGGGAATTAAGAGAAAAGACAAACGATTTGTAATTACAGTTAGACCAGGACCACATAAAAAAGAATATTCAGTACCAACTGCAGTATTTCTAAGAGACGTATTAAAAATTGTAACAACATTAAGAGAGGCAAAAGCAGCAATCTATTCTGGCAAAGTGAAAATCGATGGAGTTGTTAGAAAATCGCTTCACCATGCAATTGGATTAATGGATGTTGTAGAGTTAGAAAATGTTCCAGAAGTTTATCGTCTAGTTCCAATGGAGGGAAAGTTACTAAAACCATTACAGATTAAAGAATCAGAAAAAACAAAAAAGCTAGTCAGAGTTACAAGTAAAACAACAATTAGCAAGGGCAAAATGCAAATAGGATTTCATGACGGTCGTTCAACAATTTCAGATATCAAAGTAAATGTTGGAGACACATGCTTAATTCAAATTCCAGATCAAAAAATTCTTGAAGTTATAAAATTGGAAAAAGGTGCACATGCTTTGGTTACTCGTGGGATTAACGCAGGACAGATGGGAACAATTGAAACCATTGAAGAAGGAACTTACATTTTACCTAAACGTGTAGTGCTAGTTTTAGGTGATAGAAAGATCGAAATTCCAACAGACATCATACTATTAGTAGGAAAACAGGAGCCTCTAATTCAAATAAAGTGA
- a CDS encoding 30S ribosomal protein S17 produces MTLNIGLKVKAPSRECTDAHCPFHGKLSVRGKLFDGKVTSNKAKQTITLQKESPIYYLKFKRYARSKNTIHAHVPECIDVQTGDHVLTAECRPISKSVSYVVVEVKA; encoded by the coding sequence ATGACATTAAACATTGGATTAAAAGTAAAGGCTCCAAGCAGAGAATGTACAGATGCACATTGTCCATTTCATGGAAAACTATCAGTTAGAGGAAAATTATTTGATGGTAAAGTTACAAGCAACAAAGCAAAACAGACAATCACATTACAAAAAGAATCACCAATTTACTATCTAAAATTCAAAAGATATGCAAGAAGTAAAAACACAATTCATGCACATGTACCAGAATGCATCGATGTTCAAACGGGTGATCATGTATTGACTGCAGAATGCAGACCAATATCAAAATCAGTATCATATGTAGTAGTAGAGGTTAAAGCATAA
- a CDS encoding winged helix-turn-helix domain-containing protein, whose translation MSTLLEKEIKVNRILTTSVQHARAIEDPARSKIIEILYHRALSADQISSELKKTGYKKALTTVRHHLDILKEAGLIEIAKIEESRGAITKFYSTSTKLLGYAAPDDFDSKYSKVIDNTSVKIEKILRSITPKTAKTKKAKGGNSADYSQYLVMEIMNRAMTNIMENSSKDHE comes from the coding sequence ATGTCTACACTACTAGAGAAGGAAATCAAAGTAAATCGAATTCTTACAACAAGCGTCCAACACGCACGTGCAATTGAAGACCCTGCACGCTCGAAAATCATTGAAATTCTGTACCATCGTGCATTATCTGCAGACCAGATTTCAAGTGAGCTAAAAAAGACAGGATACAAAAAAGCCCTGACAACTGTTCGTCATCATCTTGATATTCTAAAAGAAGCCGGATTAATTGAAATTGCCAAGATTGAGGAATCACGTGGTGCTATCACAAAATTTTACAGCACTTCTACAAAATTATTGGGATATGCAGCCCCTGATGATTTTGATTCAAAATATTCAAAGGTTATTGACAACACATCTGTTAAGATTGAAAAAATTCTCAGATCTATTACTCCAAAGACCGCAAAAACAAAAAAAGCCAAGGGTGGAAATTCTGCTGACTATTCACAGTACCTGGTAATGGAAATCATGAATCGTGCGATGACTAACATCATGGAGAATTCTAGCAAGGATCATGAATAG
- a CDS encoding 50S ribosomal protein L5 gives MSQISESPMKKITLEKVVLNMGLGKSGDIIVVAKKALDHISGKKSSAREAKETQREWGVRQGEPIGVAVTVRGQDARDLLKRLLDAKANQINGKSFDNFGNFSFGIKEHIDIPGVKYDPQVGILGLGVSVTLTRPGYGIRKRSKHKASVGKSHTIKSQEAKDYLVKEFGVTIV, from the coding sequence ATGTCCCAAATATCAGAATCCCCAATGAAGAAAATAACTTTAGAAAAAGTTGTCCTAAACATGGGTTTAGGAAAATCGGGTGATATTATCGTAGTAGCAAAAAAAGCACTGGATCATATTTCAGGTAAAAAATCATCTGCACGTGAGGCAAAAGAAACACAAAGAGAATGGGGAGTCAGACAAGGAGAACCAATCGGAGTTGCAGTTACAGTAAGAGGACAAGATGCACGTGATTTGTTAAAACGATTACTTGATGCAAAAGCTAATCAGATAAACGGCAAATCATTTGATAATTTCGGAAACTTTTCATTTGGAATTAAAGAACACATCGACATACCTGGAGTAAAATATGATCCACAAGTTGGAATTTTAGGTCTAGGAGTTTCAGTGACTTTAACAAGACCAGGATATGGAATTAGAAAAAGAAGTAAACACAAAGCAAGTGTTGGAAAATCACACACGATTAAAAGTCAGGAAGCAAAGGATTATCTAGTTAAGGAGTTTGGAGTCACGATAGTATAA
- a CDS encoding PPOX class F420-dependent oxidoreductase: MEEKVVKLFQQKNIVFIATLMKDGSPQLSPVWANCDSDYVYVNTAEGRVKHKNVLRDPRVAVSVVGSNNPLDMTTIRGKVEKIIPDYDYVHADKLTQQYMGKTHYPFKREDEKRIILKIKPERVFVLPELKMNDE; the protein is encoded by the coding sequence TTGGAAGAAAAAGTTGTAAAATTATTTCAGCAAAAAAATATCGTGTTTATTGCAACTTTGATGAAAGATGGTTCCCCTCAACTCTCCCCTGTGTGGGCTAACTGCGATTCTGATTATGTTTATGTTAATACTGCTGAGGGAAGAGTAAAACACAAAAATGTTTTGCGTGATCCTCGAGTTGCAGTATCTGTTGTAGGAAGTAACAATCCACTTGACATGACAACAATTCGCGGAAAAGTTGAAAAAATAATTCCTGATTATGATTATGTACATGCAGACAAATTAACTCAGCAATACATGGGGAAAACTCACTATCCATTCAAAAGAGAAGATGAAAAAAGAATTATTCTTAAAATAAAACCAGAACGTGTTTTTGTCTTGCCTGAATTAAAAATGAATGACGAGTAA
- a CDS encoding DUF4352 domain-containing protein codes for MARIGIIIVIVGIIISMGAAMYMYTQYQTNFIIGKSGEAVTVGPVEYIVTFDGTHEGNKERIPENTFVKIKIIAKNISNEDTRISGGQFYIVDEKQQNHRAVYGKFSADDLLDHILEPNKPVMFTTQFDIPYDEQNQYSITIRPTKIQSTTDTAVICITNC; via the coding sequence ATGGCCCGAATTGGCATCATTATCGTGATTGTGGGAATTATAATTTCGATGGGAGCTGCCATGTACATGTATACTCAATATCAGACCAATTTCATCATTGGAAAATCAGGTGAAGCAGTGACAGTAGGACCTGTCGAATATATTGTAACTTTTGATGGAACACATGAAGGAAACAAGGAAAGAATACCTGAAAATACATTTGTGAAGATCAAAATTATTGCAAAAAACATTAGCAATGAAGACACACGAATTTCAGGAGGTCAATTTTACATTGTTGATGAAAAACAACAAAATCACCGAGCAGTATATGGAAAGTTTTCTGCAGATGATCTGCTAGATCACATATTAGAGCCAAACAAACCGGTAATGTTCACTACACAATTTGACATTCCATATGATGAACAAAACCAATACAGCATAACAATTCGTCCAACAAAAATACAATCAACAACAGATACAGCTGTGATTTGCATCACTAATTGCTGA
- a CDS encoding 50S ribosomal protein L6: MSTEQIEKFQEVVDIPAGVKITLKKNMMHFEGPLGKTHKNFRNIPVNIEIKEGKVILKSQGYRKRDYSILHTARSIIRNLCEGLVVGYTIKMKIAFAHFPITVKVQDRTVLIENFQGERSSRITKIIGNTKVVPKGEDVILTGEVWNHITQTAANIELRSKVKDKDHRVFLDGVYVYEKKKGIEKK, from the coding sequence ATGTCTACTGAGCAAATTGAAAAATTCCAAGAAGTGGTAGATATACCAGCAGGAGTAAAAATAACATTAAAGAAAAACATGATGCATTTTGAAGGCCCACTAGGTAAAACTCACAAAAACTTCAGAAACATTCCAGTAAACATTGAAATCAAAGAAGGTAAAGTCATACTAAAATCACAAGGGTATAGAAAAAGAGATTATTCCATACTACATACTGCAAGATCAATTATCAGAAATCTTTGTGAAGGTTTGGTAGTTGGATATACGATTAAAATGAAAATAGCATTTGCACACTTTCCAATCACGGTAAAGGTACAAGACAGAACTGTTTTAATTGAAAACTTCCAAGGAGAGAGATCATCTAGAATTACAAAAATCATAGGAAACACAAAAGTAGTTCCAAAAGGAGAAGACGTGATTTTAACAGGAGAGGTATGGAATCACATTACTCAAACAGCTGCAAACATAGAACTTCGCAGCAAAGTAAAAGACAAAGATCACAGAGTCTTCTTAGATGGCGTTTACGTATATGAGAAGAAAAAAGGAATAGAAAAGAAATAG
- a CDS encoding 50S ribosomal protein L14: MAKQAGKGVSEFRPRVTKAIPIGAQIVCADNTGAKILEIVMVQRHHTRHAQLAAASVGDFCNVVVKKGPAELRKQVYGAVIIRQKYAVRRLNGVRVCFEDNAAVLITPEGEVKGTDIKGPVAAEASEKWPRVANLASMVV, translated from the coding sequence ATGGCAAAACAAGCAGGAAAAGGGGTATCAGAATTTCGTCCTCGAGTAACAAAAGCAATTCCAATAGGAGCACAAATAGTATGTGCTGACAACACAGGTGCAAAAATTCTAGAAATTGTTATGGTACAAAGACATCATACAAGACACGCGCAATTAGCAGCTGCGTCAGTTGGAGACTTTTGCAATGTTGTTGTAAAAAAAGGTCCTGCAGAATTAAGAAAGCAGGTATATGGTGCAGTAATAATTAGACAGAAATATGCAGTTCGTAGATTAAACGGTGTAAGAGTGTGCTTTGAAGACAATGCAGCAGTTTTGATTACTCCAGAAGGAGAAGTCAAAGGAACTGACATCAAAGGACCAGTCGCAGCAGAAGCTTCAGAAAAATGGCCAAGAGTAGCTAATTTGGCATCAATGGTGGTATAA
- a CDS encoding 30S ribosomal protein S14: protein MAKDRSYEATGRKKHDFGRGSKWCKRCGDYTAVIQKYELMLCRRCFREVATSLGFRKNM from the coding sequence ATGGCAAAAGACAGATCATATGAAGCAACTGGAAGAAAGAAACACGATTTTGGAAGAGGTTCTAAGTGGTGTAAACGATGTGGAGATTATACAGCTGTAATTCAAAAATATGAGTTAATGTTATGCAGACGATGCTTTAGAGAAGTAGCAACATCTTTAGGTTTTAGGAAAAATATGTGA
- a CDS encoding DUF2299 family protein: MGTSRMRDNVERWLIHEGLSFEDMKNTENTFQILVKHAGKYGIPAEIFEPKSQPGIIVVGAKVIMKDNQISRYLGFTEDEKEKFERRVAEYCNSIQAINRIVTEDGKQKVGVFVVLDDKDNINQQTVLDALSRVSELHEKTSRFLMKTF, from the coding sequence ATGGGCACCTCAAGAATGCGAGATAATGTGGAAAGATGGTTAATTCATGAAGGGCTATCATTTGAGGATATGAAAAATACCGAAAACACATTTCAAATCCTAGTAAAGCATGCAGGAAAATACGGAATTCCCGCGGAAATTTTTGAACCAAAATCTCAACCAGGGATAATCGTTGTAGGTGCAAAAGTGATAATGAAAGATAATCAAATTTCAAGATACTTGGGATTTACAGAAGATGAGAAAGAAAAATTTGAGAGAAGAGTTGCAGAATATTGTAACTCGATACAAGCAATTAATCGAATTGTTACTGAAGATGGTAAGCAAAAGGTAGGGGTATTTGTCGTATTAGATGACAAAGATAACATAAACCAGCAAACTGTCTTAGATGCACTAAGTAGAGTATCAGAATTGCATGAAAAAACATCTAGATTTTTGATGAAAACTTTCTAG
- a CDS encoding 30S ribosomal protein S8, whose product MPAQNILANLFVTLYNNEARRKSNCIILPTSKLGIEVLKTLQKDGYIGEFEHIDDKRGGKFKIELLAKITKCGAISPRFKVKNTEYNDWEQQYLPAYNRGMLLVTTNQGVMSHHDAVNKGLGGFLIGYVY is encoded by the coding sequence ATGCCAGCACAAAACATCTTAGCAAATCTATTTGTAACTTTATACAATAATGAAGCAAGAAGAAAAAGCAATTGCATAATTCTTCCAACTTCAAAGTTAGGAATTGAAGTACTCAAAACACTTCAAAAAGACGGATATATTGGAGAGTTTGAACATATTGACGATAAAAGAGGCGGAAAATTCAAAATTGAATTGTTAGCAAAAATTACAAAATGTGGCGCAATTTCACCAAGATTCAAAGTAAAAAATACAGAGTATAATGACTGGGAGCAACAATACTTACCAGCTTACAACAGAGGAATGCTACTAGTAACAACAAATCAAGGAGTCATGTCACACCATGATGCCGTAAACAAAGGATTGGGAGGATTTTTGATAGGATATGTCTACTGA
- the rpmC gene encoding 50S ribosomal protein L29: MTRLSMKTIRELNEKDLKSKIQETRSELAKLRVDGSKGTLRKESGKLKPLRHDIARMMTRVNELKKK; the protein is encoded by the coding sequence ATGACTCGACTATCGATGAAAACAATCAGAGAGTTAAATGAAAAAGATCTTAAAAGTAAAATTCAAGAAACAAGAAGTGAACTTGCAAAACTAAGAGTAGACGGTTCAAAAGGAACATTAAGAAAAGAAAGTGGAAAATTAAAACCATTAAGACACGACATTGCAAGAATGATGACTAGAGTAAATGAGTTGAAAAAGAAATGA